TGATTTTCTCTTGGGTGTCATTGTTAGTgtttcttctctgttttcttccatcaatattaatgttaaacTTAATATCAAAATGTTTGGCTTGCCATTATGTAGCCCCTGGATACAGCCTCCTCGAGAATGCAGACAAGTGCCTTTGGCAAATCGAAAGGACTTTGGGAAACATTGACAGAGGGCAGTTACAGTGGTGCGTTTGATGGCCTTGGCATCTCTCTTTTGCTGACCTCAAACCCCGCAATTCAGGTACTTGACCTGGCCTTGTAGTTTTATACTATGATACAAATTGCTTCATAATCTCATTCGGAGGCTACCTTCATTTTGCTTAAGAGAATCGACTACACTGAGACAAGAGTTACATATATTGCAGTACACGGTATTCGATCAGCTCAAACTAAGACTATTAAAGACAAACCAGAACAACACAGAAAAGACTGCGGTAACCCTTTCTGCCTTCACAGCTTTTGTTCTGGGTGCGCTCTCAAAGAGTATAGCCACCATTCTGACATATCCTGCAATCAGGTGCGCAGCTATTACCTTAAACTTTAGTTTTAAATACTCGAAATATAGAGCGATCTGATATTTATACTATTGATACAGGTGTAAGGTGGTGATTCAAGCTGCCGACTCAGATGACGATGAAGCTAAGAAAGCTCAGCGAAAGTCTAGAAAGACATTGTCTGCTGTCATACGTGCTATATGGAAAAAAGAGGGAATTTTGGGCTTTTTCAAAGGAATGCATGCCCAGATTTTGAAGACTGTACTGAGCTCAGCATTCCTTTTGATGATCAAGGAGAAAATAGCCGCAACCAGTTGGGTTCTTATACTCGCGATTAGAAGGTATCTATTTCTCACAAGGGGTAAACTAAAAGGTGCCTGATGGTGATTCCTCGATGGTAATATGCTTCAAAATCTTTGTAGATAGTGTTACCGcttatttaatttcaagaaaactgAAGGATTCAATTTATCAGATAAGAAGCTTAAATTGAGATGAGTTTAATCCCGGATTTTTTCTCTCCAAAGATACTTATTAATCTATgtaatttatgatttgtattgtttgtaatgCAATTTAAATTCTCCCTGTAATTCCGGTTTTTTTCgaaaattcaaataaatgatCTGTAATTGTGAAAtgcttttgaaaagaaattgcaGTAAGTGGATTTCAATGGGAATGTCCCTTCCCCCATTCTAAATACAGTTGTAGTTTACTTTACATCAAGAAACCATAGTTCTTGCAGATTTTGTGAATTGCTTATATGAAGCTGATGTTGAGTCACTCACGAAGGACTTCTTCTGATTCTGGGCTAGTTACATTTTCCCATTACCCtgataaaatatgttaaatgCTTAACATCATCAAGTGAAGACACTCATATTTTATTGACCTAGTCTATGGATGATGTAGTAAGCTAAATTTACCTAACAACTTCTGCTTAATGCATCGAGTTAATACAAAGATGCTCTTTaatattgtctgataaaaaaattgaaataattttttttgattaaaatgtATGAGCTATGAAATTTCAGTAAAAAGGATAAGAAGAATTTAATTACAATTTGATCGAGATAAAATTTTCACAGAAACCTCTGAAGACCACATGTATTGTTGGGTTAAAATCTCATAATGAAGCCTTCAAATTACAGTAagaaattatctttatttattttcttgtatttagatttattttctattttaattaaaacttttaatttatttagttttatcccttttattttttattagatgtagttaggaaaattttaattaaaaatcttctTCCTATAAaggattttgaattaaatataaatagaaatatcaATCCAGATTTTATTAAATCAGATATTTTCTCCAAACTGCAAGTCACTGCTTTCAAGAGAAGGAAGATAGTTTTCAAACCCAGTTCAACAATCAACTCTATTCAAGGCTCACGTCATGAATTATCTcggattaattttatttttattttgattatttatagtaaaatgatattatttttgttaaaaaattatagttaatagGTTACAATACAATTTTTAACTGGATTTTTCCGagttgatttaagttttttttttttaatttttaaagtggcCCGGTTTTAACCTGGATTAGTTGGGTTCTTGATGCACTCATCATGATGTGCTAGATTTTATAACTAAGATTTTGATCAAGTCTTTAGCATCGAGCCGAAATATTTCCAAGACAAAACGCAGGAGACAATTGGTACCCACAAATCtccaattctattttttttttatttgtcttttttgtgTTCTTGAGCGAGTTTCCCGATATCTCATGCTACCAACcacacaaaattaattatgacaataataatatctttttacgttataattaattaacatattttacATGCATGGGCGGCGGCGGCCTGCCCtacagaaaagagagaaaaatatcaagaagCCGCCAGGGAGGAGGGAAAGATTAGTGGAAGAGCTGAAAGCTGTTACGGAGGAGATCAGCGAGGGACAAAAAcgaaaagaagaaacaagacaAGAGATTGAAGAGATAAAACCCGAATGCCAGAAACTCAAAGAGGAGAATATGATCATATCCAAGCAGATTGATTGCAATCCAATCAAGGCGAACCTAATGCTTAGCATTTTGAAAGCTCGTGAAGATAAAAACTTTGCTCAAGCTGCTCAACTTACTCAGCTCCTCCGGTTTGTCGATTAAACCTCCCTTTAATTGATATAGACAAACAGATCTGCGcacaattcctttttttttcagcgTTATATGTAGTAACGATGTTGTTTTTCTGTTTCCTGTTCGTGATCTATTGCCAGTGGAGAAACGGAGAGAAAGAACCCAAGCTTTGGCTGATTCGGGATGCAACCAGCCTGCGAGCAATAATGAAAAATAGGAATTAAATAGCATTCATGTCAAATAATCTCACAATATCTGTTGTTATCTCCATGATCACAATGAACGAGTGAtacaaatttatgaaaaaaagggtttgatAGAAGCACAAATTAGCCTATGGCTCCATGCTAGTAGAGCCTACCTCAGCAAGGTCCAACTCAAACATTTGAAGCGGCGGCCCAGAAAAGTATTTCCCAACTTGATTAATAATGTAGTATTTGAGAATTgccataatattaaaaataaaatttaataaataaataaattttattttaatatatatccaagaataaaatatttttaaaaataactattattacaataacaaataataaaactcattttaattaccattgaaattgaatctgatttaagattatggttacagtaatttattaaattatttaaaaaaaaaaatagtatcattttattttttttaattcttagaaTTAACATGATTGAATGTtacttgaatttaataaatcaattagaaTGCAAGTCAAGTCAACTCTCGTAAGGTTATTCAAGTTAATCTAAatagaattgaaataaaatccaGCTTTCAAGTAATTTGTAAATTACCAAGGTAAACCATCAAACCAGATAAAGTTTAATTACTATGTTATTTACTATgactatccaaaaataaaattccatttTGGTAAAAAGCATATTTCCTTTGCTTTTGTTGCTATTAACCTAACTGATACAGACTTATCGCTTgctttgcatatatatatatatatataaacatcaataaaaaacaaaacaacgcGGGAGCATCAGAGATAGAGATCTGTTTGGTAacagagaaagagaagagaaaagaagagaaaaccggaaggaaggaaagatgATGTCAGGAGGAGTAGGAAAATACACACACATTGATAATCAAAAAGTCTCTGGATCTGTTCCTgtaagtctctctctctctctctctctctctctctctctctctctctatacgTTTCTTCATACGTATATCTATGCGTGCTTTTCGTATTCAGATCTATTTCTCAGCTGTTAACCATTTGTTTCGATTCGATTTTCTAGTCTGTTCCAGATCCAGGCCACGTCGCCGTTCAATTCACCGGTAACCACAagtttttctctttgattttcatttcctttactgtTTGCTAGCTGAGAAAATTCTGTAATCGAGAAGACAATTCTCAATTCTCATGTTATTGAGATTGCTGCAgctgcttatttttctttatgagcTTATCAGtttgattattcttttaattttttaattattgtatctgcgatataaaaatattgatttttaatgtattatttgTAGCAGATTCGAATCTGCAGACATTTCCTCCATCAGAATCGCAGGGGAAGATCTCTGGTGGAACCCGTCCGCCTCGTGATGCTGATGGTATGCTATTATATTACTTAATTCTCCGCTATAATTAGCAAAATGAGCTTATATATTGAGTGGTTTAGGAAATGTGCTAGTTCAGTTAGGCTTGAAGTGTTCAATGGAGTCAATGCAATGCAATATCGTGTTGAACACCAAAAAATGGAATCAGGCTTAGGCTATAAGTTGTCAAAGGTTTCCAGTTTATCAGCTGACAAGTTTTAACCAGGTTGTGTGCCTTGCGCATGTGTGTTGAAAGAAGGCATAGGTCTCGTTCTTAAGTTTGAGGATAAGATAGCATGAATGGTAGTTGAAGAAGCATGATATGTGAAGTAAAGGATCAATAGTTTTAACGAAGCAAATTTTCTGTCAATTTGACTGACTGCAACTTGATGAAAGTTGTAGTTAGAAAAGGTTTCTTGGAAACGGCTTGGCAAACTGGATTTGCTACTGTGACCAATCCCTGAGGAACTAAGTGATGGCCAGGGTTAATGGTGACTCatgttaattttcatttttgtggtattttttttctggtttggtctGGTGAAATCTTGGAAATAGTGTTGTTACAAGTTGTTAAGACTGTTTAAAATGTCatataatatttactattttGAAGCAAGTTTTAATGGTGTAGCGTTTGATATGTTAAATGGCTAAATTTCTCTTCGTTCAGATACATTTTCAAAA
This window of the Populus trichocarpa isolate Nisqually-1 chromosome 13, P.trichocarpa_v4.1, whole genome shotgun sequence genome carries:
- the LOC7481763 gene encoding peroxisomal adenine nucleotide carrier 1 isoform X1 encodes the protein MGVDLESLSEATSGAIGSLLSTTILYPLDTCKTKYQAEARDHGQQKYRNLTDVLWEAISTRQVLSLYQGLGTKNLQSFFSQFIYFYGYSYFKRLYLEKSGSRKIGTKVNLFIAAAAGACTAVITQPLDTASSRMQTSAFGKSKGLWETLTEGSYSGAFDGLGISLLLTSNPAIQYTVFDQLKLRLLKTNQNNTEKTAVTLSAFTAFVLGALSKSIATILTYPAIRCKVVIQAADSDDDEAKKAQRKSRKTLSAVIRAIWKKEGILGFFKGMHAQILKTVLSSAFLLMIKEKIAATSWVLILAIRRYLFLTRGKLKGA